AATGAAGACGAAGGCTGCGGTCCTTTGGGGACAGCACGAAAAGTGGCAGGTCGAGGAAATCGACCTTGATCCACCGAAGGACGGCGAGGTCTTGGTCAAGCTGACCGCCAGCGGGCTGTGCCACTCCGACGAGCACCTCGTCACCGGAGACCTGCCCTTCCCCTACCCCCTGGTCGGCGGCCACGAAGGCGCCGGTGTGGTCGAGGCCGTCGGCCCCGGCGTCACGGACATCGCCGAGGGCGACCACGTGGTGATGACCTTCCTTCCCGCCTGCGGCCGGTGCTCGTACTGCGCGCGGGGTCTGGGCAACCTCTGTGACGCCGGCGCCGCCGTGATGCTCGGCCCGCAGCTGGACAACACCTACCGCTTCCACGCCCGCGGCGAAGACGTCGGCCAGATGTGCCTGCTCGGCACGTTCTCCGAGTACACCGTCGTGCCGGCGGCGTCGGTCGTGAAGATCGACGACGGCATTCCGCTGGACAAGGCCGCGCTCGTCGGGTGCGGCGTGACGACCGGTTTCGGCAGCGCGGTCCGATCCGGCGAAGTGCGGGCCGGTGACGCGGTGGTCGTCGTCGGCGTCGGCGGGATCGGCGTCAACGCGATCCAGGGTGCCCGGATCGCCGGCGCCCGGCTCATCGTCGCGATCGACCCCGTCGAGTTCAAGCGCACCAAGGCTCTCGAGTTCGGGGCCACCCACACGGCCGCGTCGATGGACGAGGCGTGGAACACCGTCAGCGAGCTGACCCGCGGCCAGCTGGCCGACGTGTGCGTGATCACCACGGACGTCGCCGAGGGCGCGCACATCACGCCCGCCCTCTCGCTCGTGGGGAAGCGCGGCCGGGTCGTCGTCACGGCCATCGGCCACCCCGAGGAAACGTCGATCACGACCAGTCTCATCGAGCTGACGCTGTACGAAAAGCAGCTCCGTGGTTCGTTGTTCGGTTCGTCCAACGGCCAGCACGACGTGCCGCGGCTGCTCGAGCTCTACAACGCCGGGCTGCTGAAGCTCGATGAGCTCATCACCACCGAGTACTCCCTGGAGGACGTCAACCAGGGCTACGAGGACATGCGCAACGGCAAGAACATCCGCGGCCTCATTCGCTACTAGTTCACCCGGTCCGCCCGCAACGGCTCAAATTCGTGATGAGAGACATCCCAGGAGCGTAGATGTCAAGCAGCGATGTTCTCGGGGTGATGCGACCAGGCGGTTGTCTCGTCGTAGAGGGTGCCGGTTTTGAGGCAGCCATGCAGGATCCCGACGAGGCGGTTGGCGAGCTGGCGCAGAGCGGCGTTGTGGCCGGCGCCGCGGGCTCGGTGCCGGTCGTAGCAGGCGCGTGCGCCGGGCGAGCGTCTGAGCGCGCTGAACGCCTGGGTCAGCAGGGCGTCGATGAGCCGGTCGTTGTGCACGAACCGGGCCAGCGCGACCTTCTTCTTGCCCGAGGCTCGGGTGATCGGAGAAGTCCCGGCGTAGTTCTTGCGGGCCTTGGCGGTGGCATAGCGGTCGGGGTCGTCGCCGAACTCTGCGAGCACCCGGGCGCCGAGGATCGGCCCCAGACCAGGCTGGGACGCGATGATCTCAGCGGCCGGGTGCTGCCCAAAATAGGCCTCGACCTGCCCCTGCAAGGTCTTGACCTGAGCGTCCAAGACGGTCAGGACCGCGATCAGCGCCTGGACCGAGGCGGCGTGGGCAGCGGCCACGACATCCGGCTGGGTGAGGTGCTCGGCGCGCAGCGCGGCCTGGATCTCCGCCGCTTTCCCGGCGATGCTCTTGCGGCGCGCCCGCTTCAACGCGCCGCTGATCTGCGCGATCGTCAGCCGGGCGGCCTGAGCCGGGGTGGGGGCTTTGGCCAGCAGTTCCAGAGTGTCGGCGGCGTCGAGGTCGGTGAACGCGACCAGCGCGGCGGGAAAGTAGTCCCGCAGCGCGTGCCGCAACCGCTGGGTGTGGCGAGTCCGTTCCCAGATCAGGGTTTTATGGGTACGGGTCACGACCTTGACGGCCTCGGCCCGCGCGGAGTCCCCGGCGACCGGCCGCAACTCGTGGCCGTGGGTGCGCACCATGTCAGCCAGCACGTGCGCGTCGCCGGCGTCGCTTTTAGCGCCCGAGACTCCCAGCCGGTCGCGGAACCTGGCCGCCTGCAACGGGTTGACCGCCAGCACCGTGTAACCGGCAGCGACCAGCGCCGCGACCCAGGGTCCTCGGTCGGTCTCGATACCGACCAGCACCTCGACCTCATCGGCGTCGTCTCCGGCCAGCTCACCGATCATCGTGTGCAACCGAGTCATCCCCGTCACGCCTTCGGGCAGCCGGGCCTTGACCAGTCTGCGGCCGGAGCCGTCCATCACCTCCACATCGTGATGGTCTTCAGCCCAGTCGTCTCCTACGAACAGCCGCAACGATCCTCCCGATCTCGATCACCCTTGAGCAGCCGGCGGGAGAACCATCAGCGACCTAATCAAACAGTGCTCCCGCCGGTAACACGCGGGGCACGACATCCCAGTAGCGATCAACTCTCCCAGCCAACCAGCAGGGGCACGGTCTCTCATCAGGACTCACGCGTCCAGGACTGTCGAGTGCTCACCTGCCGGCCGGCTACCGACCAGGAGTCTGCCGGATGGCTCACTCCCAGAACTGATTAGGACAGTTTCATGGCTATCGAACGCAACATCGAGCACGGCAAGCGCACGGGCTTCGGCAGTCTGAGCGAGGGCGGTCTCCGCATGGAGTCGTTCCCGATGCGCTTGTTCCGCAAGGGGAACAAGAAGTTCTGGAACCCCGAAGACATCGACTTCTCCCAGGACGCCAAGGACTTCGCGGCGATGAGCCCCGACGAGAAGCGGCTCACGTCGATCCTGGCCGCCCAGTTCATGGCCGGCGAGGAGTCCGTGACCCAGGACCTGCAGCCCTTCACGACGGCGATGGCCGTCGAAGGCCGGCTTGCCGACGAGGCCTATTTGACGCAGTTCACCTTCGAAGAGGCCAAGCACATGCAGGCGTTCCGCCTGTGGTTCGACGCGGTCGGTCTCGGCACCGACCTCCACGAATTCGTCGAGTACAGCGGGGCGTACACGAAGATCTTCACCGAAGAGCTGCCGAAATCGCTGTACGCGCTGACGACGGACCCGTCTCCGGCCGCCCAGATCCGCGCGTCCGTGACCTACAACCACGTGGTCGAAGGTTGTCTCGCCCTCACCGGCTACTTCGCGTGGGCCAAGGTGTGCAAGAGCCGCAACATCCTGCCGGGCATGCAGCAGGTCGTGAAGTACATCGGCGACGACGAGCGGCGTCACATGGCGTGGGGCACCTTCACCTGCCGGCGCCACGTCGCCGCCGACGACCGCAACTGGGACGTCGTCGACGAGCGGATGCAGGAGCTGCTCCAGCCGGCGCTGCAGCTGATCGTCGGGCTGTTCGACGCTTTCGGGGACAACACGCCGTTCGGCATCAACATCGACGAGATGACCGACTACGCGCTGGACAAGGTCAACCGCAGGCTCGAGTCGATCGAGAGCGCGCGGGGCTGCCGGGTCGAGGAAATCGACGAGGACTACTCCCCGATGCAGCTCGAGGACAAGTTCGCCGCGGAAGACGAAGCGGCGGTCGAGCAGGCGCTGACGGCCGTCGGCTCCTGACCCGTCGAGTTCTCACCGGTAACCAGGTCGACGCCGACCTCGAACCCAAGGAAGCACCGGCATGCTGCAGGACACCTCTGCGCAAGAAGCGAACACGAACGTCGACCTGCTCTTCATCGGCGCCGGGCCGGTGGGTCTCTTCGGCGCGTACTACGCAGGATTCCGCGGCCTGAGCATGGCGGTGGTCGACGCCCTTCCCGAGGTCGGCGGCCAGGTCCAGGCGATCTACCCCGAGAAGAAGATCTACGACATCGCCGGTCTGCCGGGCGTGCCGGGGCAGGAGCTGATCGGCAATCTCGTCCGGCAGGCCGCGCCGTTCACCCCGCAGTACCTGCTTTCGCAGCAGGTACTGCGGCTCGAGCGCCGTGACGGCGGGTGGCGGGCCACGACGTCGGCCGGCGTGGTGGTCGACGCACGCGCGGTCGTGATCACCTCCGGCGTCGGGGCGGTCACCCCGCGGCCCATCCCGGCAGGCGAGGACTTCCTCGGCCGAGGCCTGTGCTACTTCGTCCCGCGGCTGGACGTGCTCGACGGTAAGGACGTCGTGGTGGTCGGCGGCGGGGACTCCGCGGTCGACTGGGCGCTGGCGGCGTTGCCGCGTGCGCGGTCGACGACACTTGTGCACCGCCGACGGCAGTTCCGCGCGCACGAGCACTCGGTCCAGTTGCTCCACGAGTCCGCCTGCACCGTGCTGGTCGACGCGAACGTGACCGAACTGCGTGGGCAGGACCGGGTGGAGAGCGTCGCCATCAAGGTGGCCGGTGAAGCCGAGGTCCGCGAGACCAAGGCGCAGGTCGTCGTCGCCGCGCTCGGGTTCCTGATGGACCTCGGCCCGATCAAGGATTGGGGGCTCGAACTCGAGGGCCGCGCGATCCGGGTCGACAGCAGGATGCGGACCAACCTGCCCGAGGTCTTCGCGGCCGGCGACGCCGCGACCTTCGACGGCAAGGTCAAGCTCATCGCCGTCGGCTTCGGCGAAGTGGCGACCGCGGTCAACAACGCGGCCGTGGCGCTCGACCCGCAGGCCGGGCTCGCGCCGGGGCACTCGAGTGACTTGACGATTCCCGCCCAAGTCGGCGCCTGAAGCACACCGACACCTATCGAACGACCCCGAGGAGGTGGAACTGATGGCTTTCGTCATCGGAGAACCGTGCGTGGACGTGAAAGACATGACCTGCATCGAGGAATGCCCGGTCGACTGCATCTACGAGGGCGAGCGCATGCTCTACATTCACCCCTCCGAGTGCATCGACTGCGCGGCGTGCGAACCGGTCTGCCCGGTCGAGGCCATCAAGCCGGCCCAGCACGTCGACGACCGCTGGCGGCCGTTCCAGGAATCGGCGAAGTCGGCGTTCGACGTACTCGGCAGCCCGGGCGGGTCCACCAAGGTCGACCGCCCGATCGAGGACACGGAGTACGTGAAGAACTTCGAAAAGAACTAGCCGCGACACTGCGCGCTTCGGACCGGTGTCGGCGGCGAGCGGGTCACAAAGGAGTTCCGGATGACGTCAACGGCGACGATTGACTGCGAACGTGTGGACGAGGCCAGAGGGCACGGCCAGGCCTCCTTGGCGCGTTCCGAAACGGATCCATGGTCTCTGGTCCGTGCCTCGCAAGAGGGTGATCACCGGGCGTTCGGCCTGCTGTACAGCCGCTACTCGGTGGACGTGTACCGCTTCGCGCGAGGACGGCTGCGCGACGAACACGCTGCCGAAGACGTGACCAGCGAAACGTTCCTCCGTGCGCTTCGCAGCATCGGCACGGTGCGGTACTTCGGGTCCAGCGTCCGGGCTTGGCTGCTGACGATCGCCAGGAACCTCATTCTGGACCACGTGAAGTCGGGACGCTTCCGGCACGAGGTGATGGTCTCGGAGTTTTCCGAGCAGGAGCAGGCCGTCGTGATTCCGGAGTTCAGCGTCTTCGCGCAGCCCTGCCGGGACGAAATCGCCCGGCAGATGTTCGAGTTGAGTGAGGACCAGCGGATCTGCCTGCGGCTGCGGTTCTTCGACGGTCTGTCCGTGTCGGAAACCGCGCAGGTCATGCAGCGGAAGAGCAGCGCCGTGCGCGCACTGCAGCACCGCGCCGTCCGGCGGCTGGCAGAGCTGGTCGACCCGGTCGCGGTGGATTGAGACCCGAGGTGGGAACAAAAGTTGCTTCGTGAAGAACCCAGTCAGAAAGGCGTTCGCTGATGACGATGGTGTCAGTCGAGATTCCGCCGGCGGTGCGTCCCTTCCTGGAGAACGCGGCCGCGAGCATCGTCATCGGTGCCGAGAAGACGACGGCGGCCGGAGGGGGCACGATCCCGACCACGGACCCCGCCACGGGCGCACTGCTGGCCAACATCGCGGCCGGCGGCAAGACGGACGTGGACCGCGCCGTCGAGGCCGCGCACAAAGCCTTCGCCGGTTGGCGGCGCCTCAGCCCGGCTGCGCGCGGCCGCGTGCTGCTGGACGTCGCCGACGCGATCGACGAGTACGCCGAGGAGCTGGCCACCCTCGAGACGCTGGACAACGGGAAGCCGCTCACCGAGTCGACCTACCTCGACGTCAGCCTCTCCGCGCAGATCTGGCGGTACTTCGGCGGGTGGACCACGAAGCTCGGCGGTCAGACACTGCCGGTGTCGCCCGCGGTGGGCGAGGCCCTGGTCTACACCCAGCGTGAGCCGCTCGGCGTGGTCGGCGCGATCGTGCCGTGGAACTTCCCGTTGATGATCGCGTCGTGGAAGGTGGCACCGGCGCTCGCCGCGGGGAACACCGCGGTGCTCAAGCCTTCCGAGTTCACGTCGTTGAGCGCACTGCGGCTGACCGAGGTCGCACTCGAAGCGGGGCTGCCTCCGGGCGTGCTGAACTTGGTGACGGGTCTGGGACCGGAAGCCGGCCAGGCCCTCATCGACCACCCGGGCGTCGCGAAGATCTCGTTCACCGGGTCGACCGAGACCGGGCGGCGGATCGTGACCGCCAGCGCCGGGAGCCTGAAGAAGCTCACGCTCGAGCTGGGCGGGAAGTCCGCGAACATCGTCTTCCCGGACGCCGATGTCGAGGCGGCGGCGCAGGGTGCCCTCAACGCCATCTTCCTGAACCAGGGTCAGGTGTGCTGTGCGGGCTCGAGGTTGTTCGTCCACCGCGACATCCACGACGAGGTCGTGGCCGCCCTCGCCGCGGAGGCGCGGGGAATCCAGCTGGGCCACGGCCTGGACGACGACACCCAGATGGGTCCGTTGATCTCGGCGCGGCAGCTGGATCGGGTGGAAGGCTTCGTCGGCGCGGGTGTCCGCGACGGCGCGACTCTGGTGTGCGGCGGCGAACGGCCCGGAGGCGCGCTGGCCGGTGGGCACTTCCTCGAGCCGACGATCTTCACCGACGTGCGGGACGAGATGTCCATCGCCGCTGACGAGATCTTCGGCCCGGTGCTCTCGGTCCTGAAGTTCGACGACGAGGACGAGGCGGTGCGCCGCGCCAACTCCAGCGTCTACGGACTCGCCGCGGGCGTGTGGACCAACGACCTGAAGCGAGCTCACCGCGTCGCGCGTGATCTGGAGGCGGGCACGGTCTGGGTGAACATGTACAACATGATCGACCCGGCGGCTCCCTTCGGTGGCTACAAGTCCTCGGGCTACGGCCGTGACCTCGGCGAGGAGTCGCTGCTGGGGTACACGCAGATGAAGTCGGTCTGGATCGGGATGGACTGAAACCGCCGTCCGTCCACATTCCACAGTTTTCCGCAAGAAACTCAGCGAGGAGTGCAAAATGGGTGCGTTCAAGGACGACTCCGAGGTCTACAAGTACATCGGCGGTGTCTTCGAGAACGGTCTGGCCGACCCGGAGGTGGGGCCGAAGCTGAAGGGCTCCGGCGTCGTCCTCCAGATCACCTACACCGACCCCGACTCGGTCCTGACGGTCGACTTCCCCTCCGGTGAGGTGCACACGGGCCCGAGCGACCTGACGCCGCACGTCGAACTGTTCATGACGGCCGACACCGGCAACCGGTTCTGGCTGGGCAAGGTGAACCTGTCCGTCGCGATGGCCAAGGGGCAGGTCCGAGCGAAGGGTCCGGTCTCGAAGATCCTGAAGCTCGTGCCGGCGGCGAAGTCGCTGTTTCCCGCCTACGAGTCGTTGCTCGAGCGTGACGGCCGTGACGACCTGCTGAAGGCGTGAGCGGCGGACAGAGTTCCGATGACGACGTCGTCGGCGTGACGGAGGTCAAGTAATGCGCAGCACCATGCAGGGCACGCCGCTCACGGTCGCGTCGATCCTGCGGCACGGCGCGGAGGTCCACGGCGACCGGCGGGTGATCACCGCGACGGGTGACGGGTTCCGCCGGTCGAGCTACGAGCAGGTGGGCCGGCGGTGCGGTCAGCTCGCCAACGCGTTGCGCCGCCTCGGGATCGCCGGCGACGACCGGGTGGCGACGTTCCAGTGGAACAACCAGGAGCACCTGGAGGCGTACGCCGCGGTGCCTGCCATGGGCGCGGTGCTGCACACGCTCAACATCCGGTTGTCCGCCGAGCAGATCCGCTTCATCGCCGGGCACGCCGAGGACAAGGTCGTCATCGTCGACTCGTCGCTCGTGCCGCTGCTGGCCCGCGTCCTGCCCGGGCTCGATACGGTCAAGGTCGTGCTGGTCACCGGCGACGACGGTGACCTGGCACCGCTGGAGGGCAGCGGCAAGGCGGTGCTCCGCTACGAAGACGTCCTCGGCGCGGAGTCACCGGAGTTCGCGTGGACCGACGCGGACGAGGACGCCGGGGCAGCGATGTGCTACACCAGTGGCACGACGGGCGATCCGAAGGGTGTGGTGTACAGCCACCGTTCGCTGTACCTGCACTCGGTGGCCGCCTGCACGGGCAACGGACTGGGCATCGCCGAGCAGGACCGGATCCTGCCGATCGTGCCGATGTTCCACGCCAACGCGTGGGGCCTGCCGTACGCGGCCTTGATGGCCGGGGCGGAACTGCTGATGCCGGACCGGTTCATGCAGGCGGCCCCGCTGGCCAGGATGGTCCACACGGAACGGCCCACCGTGGCCGGCGCGGTCCCGACGATCTGGAACGACGTGCTCCTGCACACGGAGAAGGACTCCGGCCTGGACTTCTCGTCGTTGAGGCTGGTCGTCTGCGGCGGGTCCGCCGTGCCGCGCGCTCTCATGGAGGCCTTCGAGAACCGGCTCGGCGTGACCATCCTGCAGGCGTGGGGCATGACCGAGACCTCCCCGATGGCATCGGTGGCCCGCCCGGCGGTCACCGCCGGCCCAGCCGACGCGTGGCGGATGCGGGCGACGCAGGGACGCCCGGTCTGCGGTGTCGAGATGCGGATCGTCGGCGACGACGGCACGCCTCAGCCGCGGGACGGGCAGGCCGTCGGCGAGCTGGAGGTGCGGGGGCCGTGGGTGACCGGTTCGTACTACCAGGTCGACGACGACGCGCGCTTCCACGACGGATGGCTGCGCACGGGCGACGTCGGGCACATCAGCGCCGAGGGCTTCCTGACGCTGACCGACCGGATGAAGGACGTCATCAAGTCCGGCGGTGAGTGGATCTCGTCGGTCGAGCTCGAGTCGGCCCTGGCGGGGCACCCCGACGTGTTCGAGGCGGCGGTCATCGCCGCACCGGACGAGCGCTGGCAGGAACGTCCGCTGGCGGCCGTCGTCCTTCGCGAGGGAGCGACCGTCTCGCCGGGGGA
This genomic window from Amycolatopsis mongoliensis contains:
- a CDS encoding NDMA-dependent alcohol dehydrogenase, giving the protein MKTKAAVLWGQHEKWQVEEIDLDPPKDGEVLVKLTASGLCHSDEHLVTGDLPFPYPLVGGHEGAGVVEAVGPGVTDIAEGDHVVMTFLPACGRCSYCARGLGNLCDAGAAVMLGPQLDNTYRFHARGEDVGQMCLLGTFSEYTVVPAASVVKIDDGIPLDKAALVGCGVTTGFGSAVRSGEVRAGDAVVVVGVGGIGVNAIQGARIAGARLIVAIDPVEFKRTKALEFGATHTAASMDEAWNTVSELTRGQLADVCVITTDVAEGAHITPALSLVGKRGRVVVTAIGHPEETSITTSLIELTLYEKQLRGSLFGSSNGQHDVPRLLELYNAGLLKLDELITTEYSLEDVNQGYEDMRNGKNIRGLIRY
- a CDS encoding IS110 family RNA-guided transposase: MFVGDDWAEDHHDVEVMDGSGRRLVKARLPEGVTGMTRLHTMIGELAGDDADEVEVLVGIETDRGPWVAALVAAGYTVLAVNPLQAARFRDRLGVSGAKSDAGDAHVLADMVRTHGHELRPVAGDSARAEAVKVVTRTHKTLIWERTRHTQRLRHALRDYFPAALVAFTDLDAADTLELLAKAPTPAQAARLTIAQISGALKRARRKSIAGKAAEIQAALRAEHLTQPDVVAAAHAASVQALIAVLTVLDAQVKTLQGQVEAYFGQHPAAEIIASQPGLGPILGARVLAEFGDDPDRYATAKARKNYAGTSPITRASGKKKVALARFVHNDRLIDALLTQAFSALRRSPGARACYDRHRARGAGHNAALRQLANRLVGILHGCLKTGTLYDETTAWSHHPENIAA
- a CDS encoding R2-like ligand-binding oxidase — its product is MAIERNIEHGKRTGFGSLSEGGLRMESFPMRLFRKGNKKFWNPEDIDFSQDAKDFAAMSPDEKRLTSILAAQFMAGEESVTQDLQPFTTAMAVEGRLADEAYLTQFTFEEAKHMQAFRLWFDAVGLGTDLHEFVEYSGAYTKIFTEELPKSLYALTTDPSPAAQIRASVTYNHVVEGCLALTGYFAWAKVCKSRNILPGMQQVVKYIGDDERRHMAWGTFTCRRHVAADDRNWDVVDERMQELLQPALQLIVGLFDAFGDNTPFGINIDEMTDYALDKVNRRLESIESARGCRVEEIDEDYSPMQLEDKFAAEDEAAVEQALTAVGS
- a CDS encoding NAD(P)/FAD-dependent oxidoreductase gives rise to the protein MLQDTSAQEANTNVDLLFIGAGPVGLFGAYYAGFRGLSMAVVDALPEVGGQVQAIYPEKKIYDIAGLPGVPGQELIGNLVRQAAPFTPQYLLSQQVLRLERRDGGWRATTSAGVVVDARAVVITSGVGAVTPRPIPAGEDFLGRGLCYFVPRLDVLDGKDVVVVGGGDSAVDWALAALPRARSTTLVHRRRQFRAHEHSVQLLHESACTVLVDANVTELRGQDRVESVAIKVAGEAEVRETKAQVVVAALGFLMDLGPIKDWGLELEGRAIRVDSRMRTNLPEVFAAGDAATFDGKVKLIAVGFGEVATAVNNAAVALDPQAGLAPGHSSDLTIPAQVGA
- the fdxA gene encoding ferredoxin, encoding MAFVIGEPCVDVKDMTCIEECPVDCIYEGERMLYIHPSECIDCAACEPVCPVEAIKPAQHVDDRWRPFQESAKSAFDVLGSPGGSTKVDRPIEDTEYVKNFEKN
- a CDS encoding RNA polymerase sigma factor produces the protein MTSTATIDCERVDEARGHGQASLARSETDPWSLVRASQEGDHRAFGLLYSRYSVDVYRFARGRLRDEHAAEDVTSETFLRALRSIGTVRYFGSSVRAWLLTIARNLILDHVKSGRFRHEVMVSEFSEQEQAVVIPEFSVFAQPCRDEIARQMFELSEDQRICLRLRFFDGLSVSETAQVMQRKSSAVRALQHRAVRRLAELVDPVAVD
- a CDS encoding aldehyde dehydrogenase family protein; this translates as MTMVSVEIPPAVRPFLENAAASIVIGAEKTTAAGGGTIPTTDPATGALLANIAAGGKTDVDRAVEAAHKAFAGWRRLSPAARGRVLLDVADAIDEYAEELATLETLDNGKPLTESTYLDVSLSAQIWRYFGGWTTKLGGQTLPVSPAVGEALVYTQREPLGVVGAIVPWNFPLMIASWKVAPALAAGNTAVLKPSEFTSLSALRLTEVALEAGLPPGVLNLVTGLGPEAGQALIDHPGVAKISFTGSTETGRRIVTASAGSLKKLTLELGGKSANIVFPDADVEAAAQGALNAIFLNQGQVCCAGSRLFVHRDIHDEVVAALAAEARGIQLGHGLDDDTQMGPLISARQLDRVEGFVGAGVRDGATLVCGGERPGGALAGGHFLEPTIFTDVRDEMSIAADEIFGPVLSVLKFDDEDEAVRRANSSVYGLAAGVWTNDLKRAHRVARDLEAGTVWVNMYNMIDPAAPFGGYKSSGYGRDLGEESLLGYTQMKSVWIGMD
- a CDS encoding SCP2 sterol-binding domain-containing protein, encoding MGAFKDDSEVYKYIGGVFENGLADPEVGPKLKGSGVVLQITYTDPDSVLTVDFPSGEVHTGPSDLTPHVELFMTADTGNRFWLGKVNLSVAMAKGQVRAKGPVSKILKLVPAAKSLFPAYESLLERDGRDDLLKA
- a CDS encoding long-chain fatty acid--CoA ligase, which produces MRSTMQGTPLTVASILRHGAEVHGDRRVITATGDGFRRSSYEQVGRRCGQLANALRRLGIAGDDRVATFQWNNQEHLEAYAAVPAMGAVLHTLNIRLSAEQIRFIAGHAEDKVVIVDSSLVPLLARVLPGLDTVKVVLVTGDDGDLAPLEGSGKAVLRYEDVLGAESPEFAWTDADEDAGAAMCYTSGTTGDPKGVVYSHRSLYLHSVAACTGNGLGIAEQDRILPIVPMFHANAWGLPYAALMAGAELLMPDRFMQAAPLARMVHTERPTVAGAVPTIWNDVLLHTEKDSGLDFSSLRLVVCGGSAVPRALMEAFENRLGVTILQAWGMTETSPMASVARPAVTAGPADAWRMRATQGRPVCGVEMRIVGDDGTPQPRDGQAVGELEVRGPWVTGSYYQVDDDARFHDGWLRTGDVGHISAEGFLTLTDRMKDVIKSGGEWISSVELESALAGHPDVFEAAVIAAPDERWQERPLAAVVLREGATVSPGELRSWLSDKLPRWWLPERWTFVEEIPRTSVGKFDKKVLRGDHADGRLKVETLD